One window of Mesorhizobium sp. PAMC28654 genomic DNA carries:
- a CDS encoding ABC transporter ATP-binding protein, producing MQQPGHAAEIKAIGIGKSFGSFRALDNLSLNIGRGEFLTLLGPSGSGKTTFLMILAGFVQPSEGKLFSDGTDITDRPAEQRAAGMVFQGYALFPHMSVEANIAFPLKVRKKSAADIKRRVGEMIERVGLKGHEKKLPAQLSGGQQQRVALARALVFEPGVLLLDEPFSALDKGLRGQMQAEMKRLHEETGTTFVFVTHDQSEALALSSRVAIFNHGKLLQVGAPDEVYDRPDNRFVAEFLGEINMLPLKGVRPADNGSTGLCEDRAVSMRCKAEAVRGDAILAIRPEYMSIAGEAVAGENGIAATATNSTYLGAATRLDLTTRQGAKVTVSVPNEVAASALSKGNSVWLTWPAEKGFLLPDGGQ from the coding sequence ATGCAGCAACCCGGCCATGCCGCAGAGATCAAGGCAATCGGGATCGGTAAGAGCTTCGGCTCCTTCCGTGCGCTTGACAATCTGTCCCTCAATATCGGCCGGGGCGAGTTCCTGACCCTGCTCGGACCTTCTGGCTCGGGCAAGACCACCTTCCTGATGATCCTGGCCGGCTTCGTCCAGCCGAGCGAAGGCAAGCTTTTCAGCGACGGGACCGACATTACCGACCGGCCAGCCGAACAGCGCGCCGCCGGCATGGTGTTCCAGGGCTATGCGCTGTTCCCGCATATGAGCGTCGAGGCCAACATCGCCTTCCCGCTCAAGGTGCGCAAGAAATCGGCTGCCGACATCAAGCGCCGCGTCGGCGAGATGATCGAGCGCGTCGGGCTGAAGGGTCATGAGAAGAAATTGCCGGCGCAGCTTTCGGGCGGCCAGCAGCAGCGCGTGGCCCTTGCCCGTGCGCTGGTGTTCGAGCCGGGCGTGCTGTTGCTCGACGAACCGTTCTCGGCACTCGACAAGGGCCTGCGCGGCCAGATGCAGGCCGAGATGAAACGGCTGCATGAGGAGACCGGCACCACTTTCGTCTTCGTCACCCACGACCAGAGCGAGGCGCTGGCGCTGTCGTCGCGCGTTGCCATCTTCAACCATGGCAAACTGCTGCAGGTCGGCGCCCCCGACGAGGTCTACGACCGGCCGGACAACCGCTTCGTCGCCGAGTTCCTCGGCGAGATCAACATGTTGCCGCTGAAGGGTGTGCGCCCGGCCGACAACGGCTCGACGGGCCTCTGCGAGGACCGCGCGGTCAGCATGCGCTGCAAGGCCGAGGCGGTGCGTGGCGATGCGATCCTGGCGATCCGGCCTGAATATATGTCGATCGCCGGCGAGGCCGTGGCAGGCGAGAATGGGATCGCCGCGACAGCCACCAACTCGACCTACCTGGGTGCCGCGACGCGGCTCGACCTGACGACGCGGCAAGGCGCCAAGGTCACGGTGTCGGTGCCGAACGAGGTTGCGGCCTCGGCACTCAGCAAAGGCAATTCCGTCTGGCTGACCTGGCCGGCGGAAAAGGGTTTCCTCCTTCCGGACGGAGGACAATGA
- a CDS encoding amidohydrolase, with the protein MDKPVTTSAQATALAHLDDIQPSLSAWTRTIFDFGETAWREYQSAAWYVELLKREGFSVEEGSGGMPTAFCAHWTNGAGPTIGMYAEYDAVPGNCQDAATVKRPRPGLGEHAGGHTDPHSGLGISSLGGLLATKAAMQRHGIGGTLRFTGEPAEKVRGSKPIHAARGYYDGLDGMLSFHPFYMLPLCNTARWDTHCGAAYAMIYRFICDEPENWVRASDGAPIPQSHSAIRAPGANDALMMMYMASKALRDSMLPHQGGWSISEAILTAGQATADNLPAGLAEIQYMMRVPTLAMAEQVTAILDRNAEAAARMSGCRYERHWVSKSRPGLANHAMADIAYGALSTVGPPHWNEAAKAVAREIQVNAGGIATENPFIDALERLITPQEAEAILRRDLPPSQTNSTSDDYTDMSWHAPTARFYVARPALRSSGGQAYPSWVMNALGGIPATIDPMVTCASKTVALAALRLLEDKAARDAAMDEFVKRTGGGIGGSNWIAPLCDYDPPIHFRWPEYVTTPRGRDWWIPNQTA; encoded by the coding sequence ATGGATAAACCAGTGACGACCTCCGCCCAGGCAACCGCGCTTGCCCATCTCGACGACATCCAGCCGTCGCTGTCGGCGTGGACGCGGACCATCTTCGATTTTGGTGAGACCGCCTGGCGCGAATACCAGTCGGCCGCCTGGTACGTGGAACTGCTGAAGCGCGAGGGGTTCTCGGTCGAAGAAGGTTCGGGCGGCATGCCCACGGCCTTCTGTGCCCACTGGACCAACGGCGCCGGTCCGACCATCGGCATGTATGCCGAGTATGACGCGGTGCCCGGCAATTGCCAGGATGCGGCGACGGTCAAGCGCCCGCGCCCTGGCCTCGGCGAACATGCCGGCGGCCATACCGATCCGCATTCCGGACTGGGGATTTCCAGCCTTGGCGGTCTGCTGGCGACCAAGGCCGCGATGCAGCGCCATGGCATTGGCGGAACGTTGCGCTTCACCGGGGAGCCGGCCGAGAAGGTGCGGGGTTCAAAACCCATCCATGCCGCCAGGGGCTATTATGACGGACTGGATGGAATGCTCTCCTTCCACCCGTTCTACATGCTGCCGCTCTGCAACACGGCGCGCTGGGACACGCATTGCGGCGCGGCCTATGCGATGATCTACCGCTTTATCTGCGACGAACCCGAAAATTGGGTTCGCGCAAGCGACGGGGCGCCGATTCCGCAGTCGCATTCCGCGATCAGGGCGCCCGGCGCCAATGACGCGCTGATGATGATGTACATGGCCTCGAAAGCGCTGCGTGATTCCATGCTTCCGCACCAGGGCGGCTGGTCGATCAGCGAGGCGATCCTGACGGCGGGGCAGGCCACCGCCGACAATCTGCCGGCGGGGCTCGCCGAGATCCAGTACATGATGCGCGTGCCGACCCTGGCCATGGCCGAGCAGGTGACCGCGATACTTGACCGCAATGCGGAAGCCGCTGCCAGGATGAGTGGCTGCCGGTATGAGCGGCACTGGGTCTCCAAATCGCGACCGGGGCTCGCCAATCACGCGATGGCTGATATCGCCTATGGGGCGCTGTCGACGGTTGGTCCGCCGCACTGGAACGAAGCCGCGAAAGCCGTTGCGCGCGAAATCCAGGTCAATGCCGGCGGCATTGCCACGGAAAATCCGTTTATCGATGCGTTGGAGCGGCTGATCACGCCACAAGAGGCTGAAGCGATCCTGCGGCGCGACCTGCCGCCGTCGCAGACTAATTCGACCTCCGACGACTACACCGACATGAGCTGGCATGCGCCGACGGCACGTTTCTATGTCGCTCGTCCGGCGTTGCGCTCGTCCGGCGGACAGGCTTATCCATCCTGGGTCATGAATGCGCTGGGCGGCATTCCCGCCACCATCGACCCGATGGTCACCTGCGCGTCCAAGACGGTCGCGCTCGCGGCGCTGCGCCTGCTCGAAGACAAGGCAGCCCGCGATGCGGCGATGGACGAATTCGTCAAGCGTACCGGTGGCGGTATTGGCGGTTCGAACTGGATCGCGCCGCTGTGCGACTACGACCCACCGATCCACTTCCGCTGGCCCGAATATGTCACCACGCCGCGCGGCCGCGACTGGTGGATACCCAACCAAACCGCATGA
- a CDS encoding LysR substrate-binding domain-containing protein gives MRIPSTQALRALDSFARHGSVWRAADELHLTRSAVSHQLRLLERDLGFDLLERIGKGVALTPRGQRYASDVRKALTVLGDAVTRHEGTGVGGSFAVSCTPGFASLFLCTHIAEFRQMYPDVALHILTPRRLDDVSNPEADAFIAFGVGNWPNRAVELLCEISFTPLCSPTLLNKVGGLSKPSDVLRANLLHLDDTEDWARWLALSKVENPDTEGGIFFSDMNLVFSAAIAGQGIAMGDELTSRRALNEGRLVRPFDIAIKSPRSYFMVSEHAKASHPVLEAFAAWLRSKLSENPVRPY, from the coding sequence TTGAGAATACCATCGACCCAAGCGCTGCGTGCGCTCGACAGTTTCGCCCGCCATGGCAGCGTGTGGCGCGCCGCCGACGAACTGCACCTGACCCGCAGCGCCGTCAGCCATCAGCTGCGCCTGCTCGAGCGCGATCTCGGCTTCGATCTGCTTGAGCGCATCGGCAAGGGCGTGGCGCTGACCCCACGCGGCCAGCGCTACGCCAGCGACGTGCGCAAGGCGCTGACGGTGTTGGGCGACGCGGTGACCCGCCACGAGGGCACCGGCGTCGGCGGCTCGTTCGCCGTTTCCTGCACACCGGGCTTCGCCTCGCTGTTCCTGTGCACGCATATCGCGGAATTCCGGCAGATGTATCCGGATGTGGCCCTGCACATATTGACACCGCGACGCCTGGACGATGTCAGCAATCCGGAAGCCGATGCCTTCATCGCCTTCGGCGTCGGCAACTGGCCGAACCGCGCGGTGGAGCTGCTTTGCGAAATTTCCTTCACGCCGCTGTGCAGCCCGACCCTGCTCAACAAGGTAGGCGGCCTTTCGAAGCCGTCGGACGTGCTGCGCGCAAATCTGCTCCATCTTGATGACACCGAGGACTGGGCGCGCTGGCTGGCGCTGTCCAAGGTGGAAAACCCCGACACCGAAGGCGGCATCTTCTTTTCGGACATGAACCTTGTCTTCTCGGCGGCGATCGCCGGCCAGGGCATTGCCATGGGCGATGAGCTGACCAGCCGCCGCGCGCTGAATGAAGGCCGGCTCGTCAGACCGTTCGACATCGCGATCAAGTCGCCGCGCTCCTATTTCATGGTCTCCGAGCACGCCAAGGCGTCGCATCCTGTGCTGGAAGCGTTCGCGGCATGGTTGAGGTCGAAGCTCTCGGAGAATCCGGTCAGGCCATATTGA
- a CDS encoding M20 family metallopeptidase: protein MNAIDAVRLTQELVRFDTRNPPGNEAQCAAMLADLLSSHGLSVTVHNFGPGRTNLIARFPVQASKATQRPVIFTGHIDTVPLGAAEWSHDPFGAEIVDGRLYDRGSTDMKAGVAAMIAAIVEEADQLRERSNLVLVITGGEETGCEGATALVKDRMLDAASLLVVSEPTANAFVAGHKGALWLKACCSGRTAHGAMPHLGDNAIYKAARAVTKLETFGFNTAQHPILGSATLNVGTIVGGLNINSVPDRTEMTIDVRMLPGMDSAAVTDQLSFTLGGDCSISTILDLPAVWSDPAHPAMKLFSECREAATGSVSTVGGANFFTDASIFTPALGGVDTIICGPGSPDMAHKTDEYCQVARIDEAVKIYRTIIAQAGLLDTH from the coding sequence GTGAACGCGATTGACGCGGTGCGGCTGACGCAGGAGCTTGTCCGCTTCGACACGCGCAATCCGCCTGGCAATGAAGCGCAATGCGCTGCCATGCTCGCCGACCTGCTCAGCAGCCACGGTCTCTCGGTAACCGTCCACAATTTCGGCCCGGGACGGACCAACCTCATCGCCCGCTTCCCCGTCCAGGCATCGAAGGCGACACAACGTCCGGTGATCTTCACCGGTCATATCGACACGGTGCCGCTTGGCGCTGCCGAGTGGTCGCACGACCCCTTCGGCGCGGAGATCGTCGACGGGCGGCTCTATGACCGTGGCTCGACCGACATGAAGGCCGGCGTCGCGGCGATGATCGCGGCGATCGTCGAAGAGGCCGACCAGCTGCGCGAACGCTCAAACTTGGTGCTGGTGATCACCGGCGGCGAGGAAACCGGCTGCGAGGGCGCCACTGCGCTGGTGAAGGACAGGATGCTCGACGCGGCAAGCCTGCTCGTGGTGAGCGAACCCACAGCCAATGCGTTCGTCGCCGGCCACAAGGGCGCGCTGTGGCTGAAGGCCTGCTGCAGCGGCCGCACGGCGCATGGCGCGATGCCGCATCTTGGCGACAACGCCATCTACAAGGCGGCGCGCGCCGTGACCAAACTCGAGACCTTCGGCTTCAACACGGCGCAACATCCGATCCTGGGCTCCGCGACGCTCAATGTCGGCACCATTGTCGGCGGGCTGAACATCAACTCCGTTCCCGATCGCACCGAAATGACGATCGACGTGCGCATGTTGCCCGGCATGGACAGCGCCGCCGTCACCGACCAATTGTCGTTCACGCTCGGCGGCGACTGCTCGATATCGACGATCCTCGACCTGCCGGCGGTGTGGAGTGATCCCGCGCACCCCGCCATGAAGCTCTTTTCCGAATGCCGGGAAGCGGCCACCGGTTCGGTCTCCACCGTGGGCGGCGCGAACTTCTTCACCGATGCCTCCATCTTCACGCCCGCGCTTGGCGGCGTCGATACCATCATTTGCGGACCGGGCAGCCCGGACATGGCCCACAAGACCGATGAATATTGCCAGGTGGCCCGGATTGATGAGGCGGTGAAGATCTATCGCACGATCATCGCGCAGGCCGGGCTTTTGGACACGCACTGA
- a CDS encoding DUF1236 domain-containing protein gives MKTHLSVAAAGILLLAGVGIASAETIIIKPEQETVIREYVKKKPLVSLDLPGVELNLGSKLPDTVELHRIDVPDVRYQYVVVGGRTYLVDPDTHEIVQEIEQ, from the coding sequence GTGAAAACGCATCTTTCAGTAGCAGCAGCAGGTATTCTTCTTCTCGCTGGCGTCGGTATCGCCTCGGCGGAAACTATTATCATCAAGCCAGAGCAGGAAACCGTTATTCGGGAATACGTGAAGAAGAAGCCACTGGTTTCACTTGATCTTCCAGGCGTCGAATTGAACCTCGGCTCAAAGCTGCCCGATACGGTCGAGCTTCACAGGATCGATGTGCCGGATGTCAGGTATCAGTATGTCGTGGTGGGCGGACGCACCTATCTGGTCGATCCGGACACCCACGAGATTGTCCAGGAAATCGAGCAGTAG
- a CDS encoding ABC transporter substrate-binding protein, producing the protein MTHDTKKQAVETLSARAGRGEISRRQFAQLAAIVLAGTPMLLRSTGAFAAAKELVLVNWGGDAITAYDAAYGQSFTKDTGIVVKMDGSGPTEGAIAAQFKSGAPTWDLVDVDPFSAITLGAQGMLEPIDYNVVDKKKMRPGFGWDYAASTYFFSYIIAYDSEKYGKDAPTGMADFFDVKKFPGKRSLYKWGVSSWEAALLADGVAPASLYPLDLKRAHDKIAAFKENVVSYWGGGAESQSVLLNGEASMAIVWSTRASLIEQDSGGKIKFIWDQGLISPGALAVLKGNPGGKDAAMKFIASAQDPQKQLIMFDKLGQGPANPAADALIPADKKRINPVDPANMAKQIPLDMDWYAKNYGAALDEYTKIISA; encoded by the coding sequence ATGACACACGACACCAAGAAACAAGCCGTCGAGACCCTGTCCGCCCGGGCAGGTCGAGGTGAAATCTCGCGCCGTCAATTCGCGCAGTTGGCGGCGATCGTGCTGGCCGGCACGCCGATGCTGCTGCGCTCGACCGGGGCCTTTGCCGCGGCCAAGGAACTGGTGCTGGTGAACTGGGGCGGCGACGCCATCACCGCTTATGACGCCGCCTATGGCCAGTCGTTCACCAAGGACACCGGCATTGTCGTCAAGATGGACGGTTCGGGCCCGACCGAAGGCGCCATCGCCGCTCAGTTCAAGAGCGGCGCGCCGACCTGGGACCTCGTCGACGTCGACCCGTTCTCGGCCATCACGCTCGGCGCGCAAGGTATGCTCGAGCCGATCGACTACAATGTTGTCGACAAGAAGAAGATGCGCCCCGGCTTCGGCTGGGACTACGCCGCCTCGACCTATTTCTTCTCCTACATCATCGCCTACGATTCGGAGAAATACGGCAAGGACGCCCCGACCGGCATGGCCGATTTCTTCGACGTGAAGAAATTCCCCGGCAAGCGCTCGCTCTACAAATGGGGCGTGTCGAGCTGGGAAGCGGCCCTTCTGGCCGACGGCGTCGCGCCAGCTTCGCTCTACCCGCTCGATCTCAAGCGCGCGCATGACAAGATCGCTGCCTTCAAGGAAAACGTCGTCTCCTATTGGGGCGGCGGCGCCGAGAGCCAGAGTGTGCTGCTCAACGGCGAGGCGTCTATGGCCATCGTCTGGTCGACCCGCGCCTCGCTGATCGAGCAGGATTCCGGCGGCAAGATCAAGTTCATCTGGGACCAGGGCCTGATCTCGCCCGGCGCACTTGCCGTCCTCAAGGGCAACCCCGGCGGCAAGGACGCTGCAATGAAATTCATCGCCAGCGCCCAGGATCCGCAAAAGCAGCTGATCATGTTCGACAAGCTCGGCCAGGGCCCAGCCAATCCGGCCGCCGACGCGCTGATCCCGGCCGACAAGAAGCGGATCAATCCGGTCGACCCCGCCAACATGGCCAAGCAGATCCCGCTCGACATGGACTGGTACGCCAAGAACTACGGGGCGGCGCTCGACGAATACACCAAGATCATCTCCGCCTGA
- a CDS encoding creatininase family protein translates to MIAPRSFTFIRTVLALWSVSILLFAASPANASVFLEDLTWTELRDLIGGGTTTIIIPIGGTEQSGPAMALGKHNARVKFLAEKIAERLGNALVAPVIAYVPEGSIDPPTAHMKFPGTITISDKVFEALLESAARSFKLHGFKTIVFIGDHGGYQADESTVADRLNAEWKKTPVRVFADLDYYRITQGAYVDKLLAAGAKHSEIGSHAGLADTSLMLAVDPSMVRKDRLAAASKFTAADGVYGGDPTRSSAEFGQLGIDLIVNGTTDAIRGFIAKQPK, encoded by the coding sequence ATGATCGCGCCGCGCAGCTTCACTTTCATCCGCACCGTTCTCGCTCTCTGGTCCGTTTCAATTCTCCTGTTCGCGGCGAGCCCGGCCAATGCGTCGGTGTTCCTCGAGGACCTGACCTGGACCGAACTGCGCGACCTCATCGGAGGCGGGACGACGACCATCATCATCCCGATCGGCGGCACCGAGCAGAGCGGTCCCGCCATGGCGCTGGGCAAGCACAATGCGCGGGTGAAGTTCCTCGCCGAAAAGATTGCCGAGCGGTTGGGCAATGCGCTGGTCGCTCCGGTGATTGCCTATGTGCCGGAAGGCAGCATCGATCCGCCGACCGCCCACATGAAATTTCCAGGCACCATCACCATCAGCGACAAGGTGTTCGAGGCGCTGCTCGAATCGGCGGCGCGCAGCTTCAAGCTGCATGGCTTCAAGACCATCGTTTTCATCGGCGACCACGGCGGTTATCAGGCCGATGAAAGCACTGTCGCCGATCGCCTGAATGCCGAATGGAAGAAAACGCCGGTCCGGGTGTTCGCGGATCTCGACTATTACCGGATCACGCAAGGCGCCTATGTCGACAAGCTCTTGGCCGCCGGCGCGAAGCATTCGGAGATCGGTAGCCATGCGGGCCTTGCCGACACGTCGCTGATGCTTGCCGTCGATCCATCCATGGTGCGCAAGGACCGTCTTGCGGCCGCCTCCAAATTCACCGCGGCCGACGGCGTCTATGGCGGCGATCCGACGCGGTCCTCGGCCGAGTTCGGCCAGCTCGGCATCGACCTGATCGTCAACGGAACAACCGACGCCATTCGCGGCTTCATCGCAAAGCAGCCCAAATGA
- a CDS encoding dimethylarginine dimethylaminohydrolase family protein — MTVHDRIVAEPFSLQRRNPAGGTKPLTAWGFANETDVLTDVLLGSPNFLRHLSTSSLSRKHLREAPCNVQIAQAQHKDLVAAYEHFGVNIHWHEPTPELPMQVYSRDSSVMTPYGAFITAMANWWRRGENYAAIRTYEKLGIPIYDMVTAGTFEGGDFNVIEDGVVLIGCGGARTQEEGARQVQAWFDKEGWETRIAFIDEYYVHIDLMVVPIAEKLTAVCLACTEPGIVDWLKGKGHEIIDVPFQDTMALGCNFMSLGKDRVIAPTSSKSLIGQLKARGFEVAAVDMSEISKTGGGIHCMAQALKREPV; from the coding sequence ATGACCGTTCATGACCGCATTGTCGCAGAACCATTTTCGCTCCAGCGCCGCAACCCGGCCGGCGGCACCAAGCCGCTTACCGCCTGGGGCTTTGCCAACGAGACCGACGTGCTGACCGACGTTTTGCTCGGCTCGCCGAATTTCCTGCGCCATCTGTCGACCAGCTCGCTGTCGCGCAAGCATCTGCGCGAGGCGCCCTGCAACGTCCAGATCGCGCAGGCGCAGCACAAGGACCTCGTTGCCGCCTACGAGCATTTCGGCGTCAACATCCACTGGCACGAGCCGACGCCGGAGCTGCCGATGCAGGTCTATTCGCGCGATTCCAGCGTGATGACGCCCTATGGCGCCTTCATCACCGCCATGGCCAACTGGTGGCGGCGCGGCGAGAACTACGCGGCGATCCGCACCTATGAGAAGCTCGGCATCCCGATCTATGACATGGTCACCGCCGGCACCTTCGAAGGCGGCGACTTCAACGTCATCGAGGATGGCGTGGTACTGATCGGCTGCGGCGGCGCCCGTACGCAGGAGGAAGGCGCGCGTCAGGTGCAGGCCTGGTTCGACAAGGAAGGCTGGGAAACCCGTATCGCCTTCATCGACGAATATTACGTCCATATCGACCTGATGGTGGTGCCGATCGCCGAGAAGCTGACGGCCGTCTGCCTTGCCTGCACGGAACCGGGCATCGTCGACTGGCTGAAGGGCAAGGGCCACGAGATCATCGACGTGCCGTTCCAGGACACGATGGCGCTCGGCTGCAACTTCATGTCGCTGGGCAAGGACCGGGTGATCGCGCCGACCTCATCGAAGTCGTTGATCGGCCAGCTCAAGGCGCGCGGCTTCGAGGTCGCGGCGGTCGACATGAGCGAGATCTCGAAGACCGGCGGCGGCATCCACTGCATGGCGCAGGCGCTCAAGCGCGAGCCAGTGTGA
- a CDS encoding YncE family protein, with product MTKTYQRFTSFLAPFLLLTCLSSAASAGSCPEDCSEPPAQAPAKAQTPVNIYSETTAGHLSPATAGALSRVYVPNRSSNSVSVIDIETLKEVARFPVGRKPQHVVPSWDLQTLWVANNASGTKLGSVTPIDPKTSKPGQQIAVDDPYNMYFMPDGSSAIIVDEAYERLDLRDPHSMALKSTIPTPTCPGINHADFAADNSYAIFTCEYGDGGLLKVDLKNQKVLGHLSLSKMGMPQDIRLSPDGKVFYVADMMNDGVFLIDGDSFTEIGFIPTGIGTHGFVVSRDGTKLYVSNRGSRKMEQGRAKGPGSVTVIDFATRTITAQWPIPGGGSPDMGNVSADGKQLWLSGRFDSEVYMFDTTSGAVTKIRVGVEPHGLTVWPQPGRYSQGHTGNMR from the coding sequence ATGACCAAGACATATCAGCGATTCACCAGCTTCCTTGCACCGTTCCTGCTGCTGACCTGCCTGTCGTCAGCGGCGTCGGCTGGCTCCTGCCCGGAGGATTGCAGCGAGCCGCCCGCCCAGGCCCCAGCCAAGGCGCAGACTCCCGTCAATATCTACAGCGAAACGACGGCCGGTCATCTCAGCCCCGCCACCGCCGGCGCTCTCTCGCGCGTCTATGTCCCCAACCGCTCCTCCAACAGCGTGTCCGTGATCGATATAGAGACCTTGAAGGAAGTGGCCAGGTTCCCTGTCGGGCGCAAGCCCCAGCACGTCGTTCCGTCCTGGGACCTCCAGACGCTCTGGGTCGCCAACAACGCCAGCGGCACCAAGCTGGGCAGCGTGACGCCGATCGATCCGAAGACCAGCAAGCCCGGCCAGCAGATCGCGGTCGATGATCCCTACAACATGTATTTCATGCCGGACGGCAGTTCAGCCATCATCGTCGATGAAGCCTATGAGCGGCTCGACCTGCGCGATCCCCATTCAATGGCGTTGAAATCAACCATTCCCACACCGACCTGCCCCGGCATCAACCATGCCGATTTCGCCGCCGACAATTCATACGCCATCTTCACCTGCGAGTATGGCGACGGCGGCCTGCTCAAGGTGGACCTCAAGAACCAGAAGGTGCTGGGCCACCTCTCCCTGTCGAAGATGGGCATGCCGCAGGACATCCGGCTTTCGCCCGACGGCAAGGTTTTCTACGTCGCCGACATGATGAATGACGGTGTCTTCCTCATCGACGGCGACAGCTTTACCGAAATTGGCTTCATTCCCACCGGCATTGGCACGCATGGCTTTGTCGTCAGCCGCGACGGAACCAAGCTCTATGTGTCCAATCGCGGTTCGCGCAAGATGGAGCAAGGCCGTGCCAAGGGGCCGGGCAGTGTCACCGTCATCGATTTCGCCACCCGCACGATAACAGCGCAATGGCCAATCCCCGGCGGCGGCAGCCCCGACATGGGCAATGTCAGCGCCGATGGAAAGCAATTGTGGCTGTCCGGCCGCTTCGACAGCGAAGTCTACATGTTCGACACCACTTCCGGCGCGGTGACGAAAATCCGTGTCGGCGTGGAGCCGCACGGCCTGACGGTATGGCCGCAGCCCGGCCGCTATTCGCAAGGCCACACCGGCAACATGCGGTGA
- a CDS encoding nitrilase family protein codes for MPKQIEEASVTVAIIQMEPRFGETAENVARSIAFMEEAAARDAQLVVLPELCNTGYVFHNRAEARALAEEIPGGPTTQAWMEAAARLNLHIVAGITERAGEILFNSAVIIGPNGLIGRYRKMHLWGDEALYFSPGDLGFPVFDTPLGRIGCHICYDCWFPESFRLAALQGAEIVCVPTNWVPIPGQDPKREAMANIIVMGAAHSNSVFVAAADRVGTERGQPFIGQSLLVSHTGWPVAGPASPDKEEVLIAKVNLADARRKRNWNAFNQVLRDRRTDAYDEMLGSGQRPGWY; via the coding sequence ATGCCGAAGCAGATCGAGGAAGCCTCCGTCACCGTCGCCATCATCCAGATGGAGCCGCGCTTCGGCGAGACCGCTGAAAATGTCGCGCGGTCCATCGCCTTCATGGAAGAGGCCGCCGCCAGGGACGCGCAGCTCGTCGTCCTGCCGGAGCTGTGCAACACCGGTTATGTGTTTCACAATCGCGCCGAGGCGCGAGCGCTTGCCGAGGAAATCCCCGGCGGTCCGACAACACAGGCCTGGATGGAGGCTGCGGCGCGGCTGAACCTTCACATCGTCGCCGGCATCACCGAGCGCGCCGGCGAGATCCTGTTCAATTCGGCTGTCATCATCGGCCCGAACGGGCTGATCGGCCGCTATCGCAAGATGCATCTGTGGGGCGACGAAGCGCTCTATTTTTCGCCCGGCGATCTCGGCTTTCCCGTCTTCGACACGCCGCTCGGGCGCATCGGCTGCCACATCTGCTACGATTGCTGGTTCCCCGAAAGCTTCCGTCTCGCCGCCCTGCAAGGCGCGGAGATCGTCTGCGTACCGACTAACTGGGTGCCGATACCCGGCCAGGATCCCAAGCGTGAAGCGATGGCGAACATCATCGTCATGGGAGCGGCCCATTCCAATTCCGTCTTCGTCGCCGCCGCCGACCGTGTCGGCACCGAGCGCGGCCAGCCCTTCATCGGCCAGAGCCTTCTCGTCAGCCATACCGGCTGGCCGGTCGCGGGGCCGGCCTCGCCGGACAAGGAAGAAGTGCTGATCGCCAAGGTCAATCTGGCCGACGCGCGGCGCAAGCGGAACTGGAACGCCTTCAACCAGGTATTGCGCGATCGCCGCACCGACGCCTATGACGAGATGCTCGGCAGCGGCCAGCGGCCGGGATGGTACTGA